tgccagcaggggggaagagacagcCAAACAAGATTGGCTTTATGGACTGCAGATTAAATGAAGGAAGAGCTGGCGTGGAGAGACCGGGAACTGGGGCAGCTCCACGTCACTGGCTTTGACTGAGGTGTAAGGTTCATTTGTGCTAATCCAGATCTCTTGATTGTGCGGGTGTGCATATGTACGCACACGTTGCGGAACcttaggaagggctgggaaaaaccTCGACTTCTGCCCCAATCCTTAGGAATATTTGCTCCCCAGACGGAAGATGCCAACGAATGGGATCCACCAGGTCTTGAAGATCCAGTTTGGCTTAATAAACTGTGATAACCGATACCTGACAGCAGAGAGCTTTGGCTACAAGGTCAACGCCTCTGCGCCTAGCCTGAAAAGGAAGCAAATATGGACCCTGGAGCAGGATGGAGACAGCTCTGTGGTCTTCTTGAAGAGCCACCTAGGTAGGTACTTATCTGCTGACAAGGATGGTAAGATCTCGTGTGAAGCTGAGAAGCCAGGAGGTGATGAGCGTTTTATTATCGTGACTCAGTCGGACGGGCGCTGGGCACTCCAGTCAGAACCACACAAGCGTTTCTTTGGTGGTTCTGAAGACAGGCTGTCTTGCTTTGCCCAGACCATCACTGAAGCAGAGCTCTGGACAGTACACCTGGCCATCCATCCCCAAGCGAACCTCTTGAGCATTAGCAGGAGAAGATATGCACACCTCAGTGCCCAAGAGGACGAGATTTCCACTGACAGCAACATCCCCTGGGGTGTGGACTCACTCATCACGCTCACCTTCCAGAACAAGAAGTATTGCCTGAGAACCTGTGACAACCGCTACCTGCGCAATGATGGTACCCTGGTCAAGGACCCAGACCCCCGTGCTGGCTACACACTAGAGTTCAAGGCAGGGAAGCTGGCCTTCAAGGATTGTGATGGGAAATACCTGGCACCCATGGGACCTACTGGCACGCTAAAATCTGGCAGGAGCTCCAAGCCAGGCAAAGACGAACTCTTTGATCTGGAAGAGAGTCACCCACAAGTCATTTTCATGGCTTCCAATGGCAGATACGTCTCAATCCGGCAAGGTAAATCCATTACCTTTCTGCTCTGTGGGTCTATGCATAATCAAGaaatcctcttctcctctcttaTCTCAGTAACTAGAACACAGTGTCTCATTTTCCAGCCTTGTAGTAACATGGAAAGATGTTTGTGTCTAACCATGGGTGACTGAATGCATATTGctaaagggatggaggaatgaTTGTTGTCAGTTTCTTGGTGCTTCTTTGCAGGATGTCTGCCTCCCTTTATTTTGACTGCCAAGACCCCCTCTGCAGCTGTCTTCCTGATTTTCATGTATATCTACAGAAGTGGTCAGGGAGGTACAGCTACAATGTATTGCTTAGGGTATACAATATAGTTTCTCCTTGATTCCTTTCAGCTAATATCTGAGCAGATCACTGTTTCTTGGATAGGACAGGACTGTTGCCCCCATTCTACAGGTGTGGATCTGGGAGCCAGAGAGAGTAGACAAGAGACAGGAGCAGGATCTGAGAACCAGTGACAGGTTTGGTGGTGGGCAAGGCTAGGCTTGTTGGCTTTGTATGAAATAGAGCAAGAGGTCCACAGTCTGCCTTGATGCCCTCTGTGTGTCCTCCTGGCAGTGCCTCCAGTTCACACGACAGCCAGTGCTGAGTTTTTACTGTCACACACAGTAGCAGCAGACATCCCTGCTAATTAAGAAGCACAGCCCCATATATAAGAATGGAACCCACTCTCCCGTGATTTTCACTAATGCTTTCACATTGGCTCCCATGGATATGCCAATAGAGTTGGCCTTTAAGAAAGGAAAGACATTCATTTTGACTCACTGGGCTTTGTTTCTGTATACACACAACAAGAGAATGACCCACAAGAAAGAAATCTGGATACAATCCACTGTGGGGTGTCTTCTGCGTAAGCCATGCTGAAACAGATGAGATTTTCACAAGTGCTCTTCAGcaactcccattaatttcaattgcaTATGCACAGATGATGATGTGCTCATTATATTTAACATccttctgtgccattaggtgatgGCACTTGGATTATATCATCCAACACACTGCCATCTTCAGCGTGTATAAATAAAAATGGCCTGTTCAGTTTGATAAACCTTCTCCTATCAGCCCGGACACAGCACAAtctcttctgctcttcctccaaaggtgTCCATCAGTATCACCTGTAGCCTGTCTGGCATCCCCCACaaaaaatgacaaaaaaaaaaaacccaaaacaaaactccaacaaaaaCCAAAATTAGTTATCCTTTTATTCTACTGAAAAGCAATGACTTGTGCCAGTCTTATTCTCTATACCTAACCAATTTTGCTCCTTTTCCTGTACCCAATTATACTGGTATCCTTGGTGGTTCTATTTTTCTTTGCAATCTTTTACGGATAAGCCATTTACCAGGGGCTTATGTGATAAACTTCAGCATGTGTGGGCAACATTTTGGGAAGCGTTAGTTCTGTGTCCATCACAAAGCAATATGACAGCTACTTGTTGAAACGTAATCTGCCCAGCCTCACTGCAGGTGTTCTTCACATTCATTGCTGGAGCTGCTGCTAGCTCTAACAGCCCATTCCTGTTACCACCTTCCAGTCATTTCTAGGTCACAGTAGCATAAAGGGCTTGCCTCCCAACTCCAACAGATATAGGTCAGGGCAGATGAGTAAAAAAGGCAAATCACTCCCATTGTACAGCTCTCCCATATGGCTTCAGAACTGGCCCTTATACAACTTTTCAACTGGAGGACATTTCCATCAAACCAAACGAGTGGCAACAATCTCCAACAAAAAAGAAGTGGAAAATCTCCATAGGTTCTGTAGAAGTCTGGTTTTATTTTTAGGAAAAGATCTGATCCATTTGGAGCTTTACAGCTCTTTGTCAAGGGTATTTTCCATTTGCAACtctttccagagagagagagagagagagagagagagggagagggagagagagagagagagagagagagagaggggaggtgcTTGGTTTTCACTCATATAAATGAAAACTAGTCACAGTCTCTTGTTTTTCTGACCTGTGCAGTAGGGGGGCACTTTTTGTTCTCCAATTTGTTCTCCatccctacataagaacagccctgctggattaggccaaaggcctatctagtccagcatcctgttacacacagtggcccaccagatgcctctgagaagcccaaaggtaagaggtgagggcatgccttctctcttgctgttgctctcctgaaactggtattcagaggcatcatcttgcctctgaggctggaggtggcctgaggctgaggctggagatagcatAATTCCTTGATAGCATATATGCAATAACAAAAGAATCCTACCTGCACACCATTTGTTTCCCAGCCATATGGGCTGGCTATTAAAGGTACACATGCAAGACTTCACTCTATCATTTCAGGTAGGGTTGCCACCTCTTTCAGTAGTCCTGCTCTTGTGCTTTAACTGTAATCTGACACAGGTATTTAGTGGGTGAACCTTTCCCCATCATTTTATTTCCATGTCAGGAAAAGCCCATGTGTCAAGCTAATGTTGAAGGCATAGGatcaggactttttaaaaaaataaagctggCAACTATAACCTAAGGCAAATTAATTTGGGGTAGCTGCTGCCCTCTGCTTTTGTATTATGAACCTGAGGTTGTCATCCTTGTGTTCTACTGACTATTATCCTGTACCTTTAAAACAACCTGACAGGAAAAAATGTAGCAACAGGTGAAGCATTTCCTGGCCTGAAGATAAACTGAAGGTGAAAACATCACTTGCTTCATTTCTGCTGTTGGATCtctgttaaagacacaggagcggGGGGAAGGCAACCCTATCTGAACCCCAACGGTGTTTAGAATTACAGCCACACATAAATATGCATTCAAAGAGTGGAAAAAGTCGACCTTTGGCCATTATTTAACTCTTTGACTAGCTGTCCAGAAATGTGGCTGAAATGTGTTAGTGGGTAACTAATCCACATTAAGGGATCTTAAATTCCTTCCCTTAGTTTCTTATCTGCCCTTCATTACTGTAATATAGTACACTGTACCTCTTCTCTCAGAGTGATTACTATAATTATTTTCTTAGGCTTCTCAAAGAGGAAGGTCAGAAAAATGACCAATTGCTAGTGTTTGCATTGTTGATTCATTTAAATACATGTAAATTTATATTGCCCACTGCCTAATATTGTGAATGAAATGAAAAGACAAAAGGGAAGAATCCAGACCAAATTAATAATGTCTAACTGCTATTGGCATAGGTGAGGCATGACTAAGTcctattagtcatgactaacttagtctagatcTTGTGAAAAGTCTActtgacaataaataaataaaattaaaagtataaaaatcCCCAGCAAGAGAAAAAGTATTGGGATACTTATTTAAACCTGCTCGGGCAGCAGCCTCTGCTCCTTTCTCAGGCAAAAGCGGACAGAATGTGGCCATGATTGTTCTGAATGGTACTGTTTTCAGAGTCCAAGCTCTATAAGAGAGCCCATCATCCCATTCTTTATTAATGCTCTGCCTGCCGTAAAAAGAATTGAAGAATTCTGTGCTAAAGGCCCCAGTATTGCCCTGTGGGGCTGCCACCTTTTGAATTGGTCTCTTTGTGATCTGCAGCAATGATCAGGTGACCGTCTCGTTCTGTGACATGAAAAGTGTCACCTGCTAACATCTCTGTGCAAGGGAAAGGAGCTGGCTGCCAAGCCATTTTTTTCTGGCCAGCGGCATTCAACAGACTGCATTCTGCTTGTGGCCCACCATTTCACTACTAGAGGTTTCACCCAGCCCTAATCTGATCTTCAAAACTATGGCAGATGCCCATACATTTTACTTTTTGATTTATGGAACCATGAGGGCCATGAGGAATTgaattcaaacacacacacacaaattaattaGGAATGCTTAGGATTTTGAAAAAGGCACTGTGCCTAGTCTGTCGCACTAGACTCTGGCTAGCTTGTAGCTCAATGGTGGCTGTTTGCTTGGCTTTGGAGactgagcaggagcaggtagatgGGTAGTCCCTGCCGCCCTCCTGCATGCCCATTTGCTGTCCTCACTGCTCTGCtgcctttgcctgctgctgccagcagcctctGGGCAGCCGGCCTGCCGTGGTGTGTTATGATATCGCCATGCAATGTGGCAATGTGATTGTAACGCATTGAGGCAGGCCGGctgtccaaaagcagctggcagCGGCAGGAGTAATGGGTGGAGGTGGGTAGAAGCGCACGTGGGTAGCCGTGCAGGCAACAGCAATGGGGAGCACTCTCCCGGTTGCCCATTTGCTAAGATGATGGGAGGTGCTCCTGCTTGCCCAC
Above is a window of Hemicordylus capensis ecotype Gifberg chromosome 2, rHemCap1.1.pri, whole genome shotgun sequence DNA encoding:
- the FSCN2 gene encoding fascin-2 isoform X2, giving the protein MPTNGIHQVLKIQFGLINCDNRYLTAESFGYKVNASAPSLKRKQIWTLEQDGDSSVVFLKSHLGRYLSADKDGKISCEAEKPGGDERFIIVTQSDGRWALQSEPHKRFFGGSEDRLSCFAQTITEAELWTVHLAIHPQANLLSISRRRYAHLSAQEDEISTDSNIPWGVDSLITLTFQNKKYCLRTCDNRYLRNDGTLVKDPDPRAGYTLEFKAGKLAFKDCDGKYLAPMGPTGTLKSGRSSKPGKDELFDLEESHPQVIFMASNGRYVSIRQGVNVSANQDEETHHETFQMQIDKETKKCIFHSNTSNYWTLVSHGGIQATATEVSASTMFEIEWRGRRVALKAGNGKYICTKKNGQLAAVSDTAGEDEEFVLKLINRPILVLRGAHGFVCYHRNSNMLDANRSIYDVFQIIFNDGAYQIKGLSGKCWYVASNGTVCSDGEMSEDFFFEFRECSRVAIKGKNGKYLRGDQAGTLRADADTLQQATLWEY
- the FSCN2 gene encoding fascin-2 isoform X3 — protein: MPTNGIHQVLKIQFGLINCDNRYLTAESFGYKVNASAPSLKRKQIWTLEQDGDSSVVFLKSHLGRYLSADKDGKISCEAEKPGGDERFIIVTQSDGRWALQSEPHKRFFGGSEDRLSCFAQTITEAELWTVHLAIHPQANLLSISRRRYAHLSAQEDEISTDSNIPWGVDSLITLTFQNKKYCLRTCDNRYLRNDGTLVKDPDPRAGYTLEFKAGKLAFKDCDGKYLAPMGPTGTLKSGRSSKPGKDELFDLEESHPQVIFMASNGRYVSIRQGVNVSANQDEETHHETFQMQIDKETKKCIFHSNTSNYWTLVSHGGIQATATEVSASTMFEIEWRGRRVALKAGNGKYICTKKNGQLAAVSDTAGEDEEFVLKLINRPILVLRGAHGFVCYHRNSNMLDANRSIYDVFQIIFNDGAYQIKGLSGKCWYVASNGTVCSDGEMSEDFFFEFRECSRVAIKGKNGKYLRAVEAAP
- the FSCN2 gene encoding fascin-2 isoform X1, with amino-acid sequence MPTNGIHQVLKIQFGLINCDNRYLTAESFGYKVNASAPSLKRKQIWTLEQDGDSSVVFLKSHLGRYLSADKDGKISCEAEKPGGDERFIIVTQSDGRWALQSEPHKRFFGGSEDRLSCFAQTITEAELWTVHLAIHPQANLLSISRRRYAHLSAQEDEISTDSNIPWGVDSLITLTFQNKKYCLRTCDNRYLRNDGTLVKDPDPRAGYTLEFKAGKLAFKDCDGKYLAPMGPTGTLKSGRSSKPGKDELFDLEESHPQVIFMASNGRYVSIRQGVNVSANQDEETHHETFQMQIDKETKKCIFHSNTSNYWTLVSHGGIQATATEVSASTMFEIEWRGRRVALKAGNGKYICTKKNGQLAAVSDTAGEDEEFVLKLINRPILVLRGAHGFVCYHRNSNMLDANRSIYDVFQIIFNDGAYQIKGLSGKCWYVASNGTVCSDGEMSEDFFFEFRECSRVAIKGKNGKYLRGNVMCYNKAPRSSLATANAPDNVLWPDVSSTLHLRQRRWREQDPKNHS